One part of the Rutidosis leptorrhynchoides isolate AG116_Rl617_1_P2 chromosome 1, CSIRO_AGI_Rlap_v1, whole genome shotgun sequence genome encodes these proteins:
- the LOC139893907 gene encoding uncharacterized protein — translation MPEYFSYFSQRVDAIGRPTVTTLQKCTSAIRQLAYGIAPDMWDEYLQMSEQTSILCLDYFCMCVITLYKREYMRSPNAHDVARLYSAREERYGFRGMLGSIDCMHWEWRNCLVALKGQDTRGDHKKPTLMLEAVASYDLWIWHVFFGMAGSNNDINVLNQSPYLINLRTEHFHPHHLR, via the coding sequence ATGCCAGAATATTTTAGTTACTTTTCTCAACGAGTTGATGCTATCGGTAGGCCTACAGTTACTACTTTACAAAAGTGTACGTCGGCTATACGCCAATTGGCGTATGGCATCGCTCCTGATATGTGGGATGAATATTTGCAAATGAGTGAGCAAACATCAATACTATGTCTAGATTACTTTTGTATGTGTGTTATTACTTTGTACAAAAGGGAATACATGCGATCTCCGAATGCACACGATGTTGCTAGATTATATAGTGCACGCGAGGAGAGATATGGTTTTAGGGGTATGCTCGGGAGTATAGATTGTATGCACTGGGAGTGGAGGAATTGTCTTGTTGCTTTAAAAGGACAAGACACTCGAGGTGATCACAAGAAACCGACCCTTATGCTTGAAGCAGTTGCTTCATATGACTTGTGGATTTGGCATGTTTTTTTTGGGATGGCGGGTTCCAATAATGATATTAACGTTTTGAACCAATCACCTTATTTGATAAacttaagaacggaacatttccatCCGCACCATTTGAGGTAA